In Pyricularia oryzae 70-15 chromosome 2, whole genome shotgun sequence, one genomic interval encodes:
- a CDS encoding endo-1,4-beta-xylanase B, with product MQILTWALAALAAIPAVTAAPVETVEASSMDELVERSPNVTLVARGTPSSTGTHNGFYYSHWTDNAGADVTYSMGGGGQFSYTWRNSGNFVGGKGWNPGNAGRVINYSGSYSPQGNSYLAVYGWTRNPLIEYYVVESFGSYNPSSGATNRGSFTSDGSTYDILVSTRYNQPSIDGTKTFQQFWSVRRNKRASGTVTFANHVNAWRNAGLNLGNQWNYQILAVEGYHSSGSASMTVR from the exons ATGCAGATCCTCACATGGgccctcgccgccctcgCGGCCATCCCCGCCGTGACTGCGGCCCCCGTCGAGACGGTCGAGGCTTCGTCCATGGACGAGCTGGTTGAACGCTCACCCAACGTGACCCTCGTGGCCCGCGGCACTCCGTCTTCCACCGGCACCCACAACGGCTTCTACTACTCCCACTGGACCGACAatgccggcgccgacgtcaCCTACAGcatgggcggcggtggtcaGTTTTCGTACACGTGGCGCAACAGCGGCAACTTTGTCGGTGGAAAGGGTTGGAACCCGGGCAATGCTGG cCGCGTCATCAACTACTCGGGCAGCTACAGCCCCCAGGGCAACTCATACCTGGCCGTCTACGGCTGGACGCGCAACCCGCTGATCGAGTACTACGTGGTGGAGAGCTTTGGCAGCTACAACCCGTCGTCGGGCGCCACCAACCGCGGGTCCTTCACCTCGGACGGCAGCACCTACGACATCCTGGTCAGCACCCGCTACAACCAGCCCTCCATCGACGGCACCAAGACCTTTCAGCAGTTCTGGTCGGTGCGCCGCAACAAGCGCGCCAGCGGCACCGTCACCTTTGCCAACCACGTCAACGCCTGGCGCAACGCCGGCCTCAACCTCGGCAACCAGTGGAACTACCAGATCCTGGCCGTCGAGGGCTACCACAGCAGCGGCTCCGCCAGCATGACTGTCCGCTAA
- a CDS encoding dienelactone hydrolase, translating into MASNPPAACCSVGVRHEGTPTGQMVMIENKWDAYLALPPEGKAHKDVVLLYLPDVLGIWQNSKLMADDFAAQGYTTLVVDTFNGDPVPLNISLTAIEKFDFVGWRDFGTNGDNPHTYEAVDPIIEAAIKVLKRDHGAKRIGAVGYCFGAKYVVRHFKNGINVGFLGHPSDVTQEELDTISGPLAIAAAETDSIFTTEKRHLSEEILKRSGQPYQINLYSGVLHGFAVRGNMSNKVERYAKEQAFIQAVTWFNTWLL; encoded by the exons ATGGCTTCCAATCCTCCTGCAGCATGCTGCAGCGTTGGCGTGAGGCACGA AGGCACGCCTACTGGCCAGATGGTGATGATAGAGAACAAGTGGGATGCATATCTTGCGCTGCCGCCAGAGGGCAAGGCCCACAAAGACGTCGTGCTCCTCTACCTGCCCGACGTCCTTGGCATCTGGCAGAACAGCAAGCTGATGGCAGACGACTTTGCTGCCCAAGGCTACACAACCCTGGTGGTTGACACTTTCAACGGCGACCCGGTGCCGCTCAACATCTCACTTACGGCCATTGAGAAGTTTGACTTTGTCGGCTGGAGGGACTTTGGCACGAACGGTGACAACCCCCACACCTATGAGGCTGTTGACCCCATTATAGAGGCGGCCATCAAGGTGCTCAAGAGGGACCACGGCGCCAAGAGGATTGGCGCCGTCGGGTATTGCTTCGGAGCCAAG TATGTCGTCCGTCACTTCAAGAATGGTATAAACGTGGGCTTTCTCGGTCACCCTTCCGACGTGACCCAGGAGGAGCTCGACACCATCTCGGGCCCGTTGGCCATCGCCGCAGCCGAGACGGACAGCATCTTCACGACTGAAAAGCGCCACCTTTCCGAGGAGATCCTCAAGCGCTCAGGGCAGCCTTACCAGATCAACCTGTATTCTGGTGTGCTTCACGGGTTTGCCGTCCGCGGCAACATGTCCAACAAGGTTGAGCGGTACGCCAAGGAGCAGGCTTTTATCCAGGCCGTCACTTGGTTCAACACCTGGTTGTTGTGA
- a CDS encoding DNA replication protein 4, translating into MLKSTYKPSAAAEAAAQPLPPGWTEHKAPTGHTYYHNAATGESTYKRPAAAGVFPIPPQQAPQMRLSDPAVANAFMAQMQPRPANDSDSRGGRGGFRGRGGRGGGAGGERRPPPQPNDKPKSKVAIPGCEPWILVYTKYGRRFAYNPEKNASYWRIPDRLKAGILELDTARIREKAQGAAGTTEGSDEKKPAGGADKGDEPGDASGKDAPPGDADESDEYEELEVTDDEDGEDFGDSDQPWKRQRTEEPLEFGEDDIAFQLQAMGQEYGLEPGDYDDGNMEDWPEGAEGAELSEEDARGLFKDMLNDFNINPYSSWDKLIEEGKVFDDPRYTVLTTMKDRKDTWEEWSRDRIKILKEQRAREEKKDPRIPYLAFLHEKANPKLYWPEFKRKYKKEGPMRDAGISDKDREKWYREHINRLKMPQATLKADLTALLRAQPLSTMNRQTNPSHLPTPVLTDIRFISLDAKTRDELVEGYIQTLPPPPEDGEHDGGAEDEAATKAKEARLKREKAMQDRERVLAEEKRRKERDLARSKAALREQERELERAMNVDRRGLQSHLMDVDEPAK; encoded by the coding sequence ATGTTGAAATCAACCTACAAACCATCTGCCGCTGCAGAAGCGGCAGCTCAACCCCTTCCCCCAGGGTGGACTGAGCACAAAGCTCCGACCGGCCACACCTACTACCACAATGCCGCGACCGGCGAATCGACCTACAAGcggcctgccgccgccggagtCTTTCCCATCCCGCCACAACAAGCCCCACAGATGCGCCTATCCGACCCGGCCGTCGCCAACGCCTTCATGGCGCAGATGCAGCCGCGCCCGGCAAACGACAGCGACTCGCGAGGAGGAAGGGGAGGTTTCCGGGGCAGgggcggccgcggcggtggcgccggcggcgagaGGAGACCGCCGCCCCAGCCGAACGACAAGCCGAAGAGCAAGGTCGCCATACCGGGATGTGAGCCGTGGATACTGGTGTATACCAAGTACGGCCGGCGGTTTGCGTACAACCCGGAAAAGAACGCCAGCTACTGGAGGATACCGGACAGGTTGAAGGCTGGGATTCTGGAGCTGGACACGGCGCGGATCAGGGAGAAGGCTCAGGGTGCTGCTGGTACGACGGAAGGCTCTGACGAAAAGAAGCCTGCTGGTGGTGCTGACAAGGGTGATGAGCCGGGGGATGCGTCTGGAAAAGACGCCCCGCCTGGAGACGCCGATGAAAGTGACGAGTATGAGGAGCTGGAGGTCACAGACGATGAGGATGGTGAGGACTTTGGTGATTCAGACCAGCCATGGAAACGGCAACGGACAGAGGAGCCTTTGGAATTCGGTGAAGACGACATTGCTTTCCAGCTTCAGGCCATGGGGCAGGAATACGGCCTAGAGCCAGGCGATTACGACGATGGAAACATGGAGGACTGGCCCGAGGGTGCCGAGGGCGCAGAGCTTTCGGAAGAGGACGCCCGCGGGCTTTTCAAGGATATGCTGAACGACTTCAACATCAACCCTTATAGCTCTTGGGATAAGCTAATCGAGGAGGGCAAGGTCTTTGACGACCCCAGATACACGGTGCTCACGACAATGAAGGACAGGAAAGACACATGGGAAGAATGGTCCCGAGACCGCATAAAGATTCTGAAGGAGCAACGAGCCagggaggagaagaaggaccCAAGGATACCTTACTTGGCATTCCTGCACGAAAAGGCCAACCCTAAACTGTACTGGCCAGAATTCAAGCGTAAATACAAAAAAGAAGGCCCCATGCGGGACGCGGGCATCAGCGATAAAGACCGCGAAAAGTGGTACAGGGAGCACATCAACCGGCTCAAGATGCCGCAAGCCACGCTCAAGGCCGACCTGACGGCCCTCTTGCGGGCACAACCACTGTCGACCATGAACCGCCAGACCAACCCTTCGCACCTCCCGACGCCGGTGCTGACCGACATTCGCTTCATATCCCTCGACGCCAAGACCAGAGACGAGCTCGTCGAGGGGTACATTCAGACCCTGCCCCCACCACCCGAGGACGGTGAGCACGACGGTGGAGCCGAGGACGAGGCGGCCACAAAGGCCAAGGAGGCGCGGCTGAAGCGCGAAAAGGCGATGCAGGATCGTGAACGCGTCCTCGCAGAGGAAAAGAGGCGGAAGGAGCGCGACTTGGCACGGAGCAAGGCTGCGTTGAGGGAGCAGGAGAGGGAGTTGGAAAGGGCTATGAATGTGGACCGCAGAGGTCTGCAGAGCCATCTGATGGATGTCGATGAGCCTGCCAAGTGA
- a CDS encoding mitochondrial large ribosomal subunit — protein MSLHLPTRRALAAACTARPISSQQQLRSFFGKKGLFGRSSAKNTAEIDSKTIQDALKSQKSKEAQETATALAIQERLGRTKLGSESIFDEKNDVEAAGTPAKASNSGDVDVRKPGTIPGLVKTHEAMCRSTTPDPRGNMRFTRKMVTRYVSRALDPEGRETKAERLARTERTLTYRGPVWRLPPKKHVKLARQIAGRTVDDAMIQMRFSKKKFSRDIGITLDAARDEAAVVAGMGLKAPADEKFKAEKIQLKNGQWVTITDPNKLYIEQAWVNNGRKVFAGFVYPARRGHIPKWSIPTNLNLVLKEQRTLIRQYKERKTKEDARKPWVHLPNRPVTAQRQHYSW, from the exons ATGAGCTTACACCTCCCTACAAGGCGGGCTCTTGCAGCCG CCTGTACCGCCCGCCCAATATCGAGCCAACAACAGCTCCGCAGCTTCTTTGGCAAGAAAGGCTTGTTCGGCCGTTCTTCTGCCAAGAATACAGCCGAGATCGACAGTAAAACCATCCAGGACGCGCTGAAGTCACAGAAAAGCAAAGAGGCCCAGGAAACTGCCACCGCGCTCGCCATTCAGGAGCGCCTCGGCCGCACAAAGCTGGGCAGCGAGTCCATCTTCGACGAGAAGAACGATGTCGAGGCCGCAGGCACCCCCGCCAAGGCCTCCAACAGCGGCGATGTAGACGTTCGCAAGCCCGGGACGATCCCTGGGCTGGTCAAAACGCACGAGGCCATGTGCCGCAGCACAACTCCGGACCCGCGAGGTAACATGCGCTTCACGCGCAAGATGGTGACGCGCTACGTGAGCCGGGCTCTGGACCCCGAAGGCCGGGAGACCAAGGCCGAGCGGCTGGCGCGCACAGAGCGGACCCTGACTTACCGGGGTCCCGTATGGCGCCTGCCCCCCAAGAAGCACGTCAAGCTGGCCCGCCAAATCGCCGGCAGGACGGTCGACGACGCCATGATCCAGATGCGCTTCTCCAAGAAGAAGTTCTCCCGGGACATTGGCATCACGCTCGACGCCGCCAGGGACGAGGCCGCCGTCGTGGCTGGCATGGGACTCAAGGCGCCGGCAGATGAGAAGTTCAAGGCCGAGAAGATTCAGCTCAAGAACGGCCAGTGGGTCACCATCACCGACCCCAACAAGCTGTACATTGAGCAGGCCTGGGTCAACAACGGAAGGAAGGTCTTTGCCGGCTTCGTGTATCCGGCCAGGAGGGGTCACATTCCCAAGTGGTCAATCCCTACCA ACTTGAACCTTGTTCTCAAAGAGCAAAGGACACTTATCAGGCAGTACAAGGAGAGGAAGACCAAGGAGGACGCACGCAAGCCCTGGGTCCATCTGCCCAACAGGCCGGTAACAGCTCAGAGGCAACACTACTCGTGGTAA